A section of the Corvus hawaiiensis isolate bCorHaw1 chromosome 14, bCorHaw1.pri.cur, whole genome shotgun sequence genome encodes:
- the CD99L2 gene encoding CD99 antigen-like protein 2 isoform X2, translating into MAGRRLLGLLLAFAALLGAGHGDDADDFNLEDALVTKRPTPKGPRKPAGGTDFDLADYFDTPVETTTKPAKPTPKPFPRPGKPEKDPMDFDLADALDDKNDRKDGGRPDVRPGEGFSDDDLASIVDGGYSPDKKKGASGNTDNNNGETGIETGTIAGIASGLAMALIGAVSSYISYQQKKFCFSIQQGLNAEYVKGENMEAVVSEEPQVKYSVLETQSAEPPKQDSAKIQSVTQG; encoded by the exons gTCATGGGGATGACGCAGATGACTTCAACCTAGAAGATGCCCTCGTCACCAAGCGAC CCACTCCCAAGGGCCCCAGAAAGCCggcaggtgggacag aCTTCGATTTGGCTGATTACTTTGACACGCCTGTGGAGACTACCACCAAACCAGCCAAGCCGACTCCCAAGCCCTTCCCCAGGCCAGGGAAGCCAG AAAAGGATCCTATGGATTTTGACTTGGCTGATGCCCTTGATGATAAGAACGATAGGAAAGATGGTGGGAGGCCGGATGTAAGGCCAGGTGAAG GATTTTCAGATGATGACCTGGCCAGCATTGTGGACGGGGGCTACAGCCCAGACAAGAAGAAGG GTGCCAGCGGCAACACCGACAACAACAACGGAG AGACAGGGATAGAGACGGGGACAATCGCCGGCATTGCCAGCGGCCTGGCCATGGCGCTCATCGGGGCTGTCTCCAGCTACATCTCCTACCAGCAGAAGAAGTTCTGCTTCAGCATCCAGC AGGGACTGAACGCGGAGTATGTGAAAGGAGAAAACATGGAAGCCGTCGTAAGCGAGGAACCCCAGG tTAAATATTCAGTCCTGGAAACACAGTCAGCAGAACCACCAAAACAAGACAGTGCGAAGATACAAAGCGTGACCCAGGGCTAG
- the CD99L2 gene encoding CD99 antigen-like protein 2 isoform X1 produces MAGRRLLGLLLAFAALLGAGHGDDADDFNLEDALVTKRPTPKGPRKPAGGTDFDLADYFDTPVETTTKPAKPTPKPFPRPGKPDNSFWDGIRTTTTKQPKTTRAPPKRNPEKDPMDFDLADALDDKNDRKDGGRPDVRPGEGFSDDDLASIVDGGYSPDKKKGASGNTDNNNGETGIETGTIAGIASGLAMALIGAVSSYISYQQKKFCFSIQQGLNAEYVKGENMEAVVSEEPQVKYSVLETQSAEPPKQDSAKIQSVTQG; encoded by the exons gTCATGGGGATGACGCAGATGACTTCAACCTAGAAGATGCCCTCGTCACCAAGCGAC CCACTCCCAAGGGCCCCAGAAAGCCggcaggtgggacag aCTTCGATTTGGCTGATTACTTTGACACGCCTGTGGAGACTACCACCAAACCAGCCAAGCCGACTCCCAAGCCCTTCCCCAGGCCAGGGAAGCCAG aCAACAGCTTTTGGGATGGCATTCGCACCACCACAACCAAGCAGCCAAAAACAACAAGAGCACCTCCTAAGCGTAACCCAG AAAAGGATCCTATGGATTTTGACTTGGCTGATGCCCTTGATGATAAGAACGATAGGAAAGATGGTGGGAGGCCGGATGTAAGGCCAGGTGAAG GATTTTCAGATGATGACCTGGCCAGCATTGTGGACGGGGGCTACAGCCCAGACAAGAAGAAGG GTGCCAGCGGCAACACCGACAACAACAACGGAG AGACAGGGATAGAGACGGGGACAATCGCCGGCATTGCCAGCGGCCTGGCCATGGCGCTCATCGGGGCTGTCTCCAGCTACATCTCCTACCAGCAGAAGAAGTTCTGCTTCAGCATCCAGC AGGGACTGAACGCGGAGTATGTGAAAGGAGAAAACATGGAAGCCGTCGTAAGCGAGGAACCCCAGG tTAAATATTCAGTCCTGGAAACACAGTCAGCAGAACCACCAAAACAAGACAGTGCGAAGATACAAAGCGTGACCCAGGGCTAG